A DNA window from Candidatus Zixiibacteriota bacterium contains the following coding sequences:
- a CDS encoding bifunctional alpha,alpha-trehalose-phosphate synthase (UDP-forming)/trehalose-phosphatase, with amino-acid sequence MRLIIVSNRLPVTINRRGGKLNLQQSAGGLVSGISAYLDLDRASTQQKIEHYWVGWPGMTVEENDRKDLARHLEAEFKYIPVFLSNEEMDLFYHGFCNKTIWPLFHYFPSFTAYDEDYWQGYKKVNEIFCESLLKIVRPNDLVWIHDYHLMLLPQMLRKKSDSAAIGFFLHIPFPSFEIYRTLPNIWRREIIEGLLGADLIGFHTHEYTQNFLRTVLRLLGIEHNIGQMFVGNRMVRAATFPMGIEYKKYSEAVSHPRAQEEKRELRQRFANQRIILSIDRLDYTKGILNRLLGYEEFLTRNPQWHKLVVLAMVVVPSRIGVEHYQKMKRQIDELIGKINGRFGSFEWTPILYQYRFLSLDSLAALYSESDVALITPLRDGMNLIAKEYIAARTDRTGVLILSEMAGAAKELGEAVIINPYNTAEIAQALKTALEIPPEEQKRRIGLMQKRLQRYDVVRWADEFIQEVVSVRDSQAQFEARLLRRHIGSKLVEEFRRASSKIIFLDYDGTLVPFASDPARVKPDTALERMLDSLCRQPGTVVALISGRDRETMERWFGKFPMILVAEHGAWIKEPGKEWLKIRPLAEDWISHIQPILEIYSDRVPGSFVERKEFSVAWHYRNADPEQASMSAKELLDDLVHLTANIDVQVIPGNRVIEVRNAGINKGVAAKDILSRRTYDFIIAVGDDWTDEDLFRVLPESAYSIRVGVTQSYARYNLYNYLEVRDLIEEMIR; translated from the coding sequence ATGAGGCTTATTATCGTTTCCAATCGCCTGCCGGTTACTATTAATCGCCGCGGCGGAAAACTTAATCTCCAGCAGAGCGCCGGAGGTCTGGTCTCGGGAATCAGCGCCTATCTCGACCTGGATAGAGCCTCGACCCAACAAAAAATTGAGCACTACTGGGTCGGATGGCCCGGCATGACGGTGGAAGAAAATGACCGCAAAGACCTGGCGCGACATCTTGAAGCGGAATTCAAATATATTCCGGTCTTTCTTTCCAATGAAGAGATGGACCTCTTCTACCACGGCTTCTGCAATAAAACTATCTGGCCCCTCTTTCATTATTTTCCATCCTTTACCGCCTATGATGAAGATTACTGGCAGGGGTACAAAAAGGTAAATGAAATTTTCTGCGAAAGTCTCCTTAAGATTGTCCGGCCGAATGACCTCGTCTGGATTCATGACTATCATCTGATGTTGCTTCCTCAAATGCTCCGCAAAAAATCTGATTCCGCCGCTATCGGTTTTTTCCTCCATATTCCGTTTCCGTCGTTCGAGATTTATCGCACTCTGCCGAATATCTGGCGGCGGGAAATCATTGAAGGGCTTCTTGGCGCCGACCTGATCGGGTTCCATACCCATGAATATACGCAGAATTTTCTCCGCACAGTCCTGCGCCTGCTGGGCATTGAACATAACATTGGCCAGATGTTTGTCGGCAATCGGATGGTCCGAGCGGCAACTTTTCCGATGGGCATCGAATACAAAAAGTACAGCGAGGCGGTTTCCCATCCACGAGCGCAGGAAGAAAAAAGAGAATTGCGCCAGCGATTTGCCAATCAGCGGATAATTCTCTCCATAGACCGTCTCGATTATACCAAAGGCATTCTCAACCGTCTCCTGGGGTACGAAGAATTCCTGACCCGCAATCCCCAATGGCATAAACTGGTGGTGCTGGCGATGGTGGTGGTGCCGTCGCGCATCGGCGTAGAGCACTATCAAAAGATGAAACGTCAAATCGATGAACTGATCGGCAAGATTAACGGGCGCTTCGGAAGTTTCGAATGGACGCCGATTCTCTATCAGTACCGCTTTCTGTCTCTGGATTCTCTTGCCGCGCTGTACAGCGAGTCGGATGTCGCCCTCATCACGCCTCTGCGAGATGGGATGAACCTTATCGCCAAAGAGTACATCGCCGCTCGAACCGACCGGACGGGCGTGCTTATTTTAAGTGAGATGGCCGGCGCCGCCAAGGAACTGGGGGAGGCGGTTATTATAAATCCTTACAATACCGCCGAAATCGCCCAGGCATTGAAAACGGCGCTTGAGATTCCGCCTGAAGAGCAGAAGAGGCGCATTGGTTTAATGCAGAAGCGCCTTCAGCGTTATGACGTTGTGCGCTGGGCTGATGAATTCATTCAGGAGGTTGTCTCTGTCCGCGACAGCCAGGCGCAATTCGAAGCCCGTCTGCTGCGACGTCATATCGGCAGCAAATTGGTCGAAGAGTTCCGTCGGGCTTCATCCAAAATTATCTTTCTCGATTATGACGGCACCCTCGTTCCCTTTGCCTCCGACCCGGCGCGGGTGAAACCGGATACCGCCCTGGAGCGGATGCTTGACTCCCTCTGCCGTCAGCCCGGCACCGTTGTCGCTCTTATCAGCGGACGCGACCGGGAAACAATGGAGCGATGGTTTGGAAAATTTCCAATGATTCTGGTCGCCGAGCATGGCGCCTGGATTAAAGAGCCGGGCAAAGAGTGGCTCAAAATCCGCCCCCTTGCCGAAGATTGGATTTCCCACATTCAGCCAATTCTCGAAATCTACTCCGACCGGGTGCCCGGTTCCTTTGTTGAGCGGAAGGAATTTTCCGTCGCCTGGCATTACCGCAACGCCGACCCGGAACAGGCGTCAATGTCGGCAAAGGAGCTGCTTGACGACCTGGTTCATCTGACGGCTAACATCGATGTCCAGGTAATACCCGGAAACAGGGTTATCGAAGTGCGCAACGCCGGCATAAATAAGGGAGTTGCCGCCAAAGATATCCTGTCCCGTCGAACGTATGACTTTATCATAGCGGTCGGCGACGATTGGACCGATGAAGACCTTTTCCGCGTCCTTCCGGAGAGCGCTTATTCAATTCGGGTAGGCGTAACTCAGTCCTATGCCCGCTATAATTTGTATAACTATCTTGAAGTCCGAGACCTGATTGAGGAGATGATTCGATGA
- a CDS encoding DUF5752 family protein, whose translation MSEPFHFYTQAHLVRLLGMKARNPVELLEGIRTVPVSSIYYHTHRFLQQHHYLSPEPPNDFAYWLTSILGMQEWGEALASVDVIQFRDLEHLRQRLETVLSGYLARGGYMAQAPEGHEFHFVSCVTVITPTPYMAHDAAEFLEALQKVSINSIYFHVFEARLRLKNNGNDFTLWFQGLGKDKLAAELSRLDPYTITLEGLRDRIIKLVSRYA comes from the coding sequence ATGAGCGAGCCGTTTCATTTTTATACTCAGGCGCATCTGGTGCGCCTCCTCGGTATGAAGGCAAGGAATCCGGTGGAACTACTGGAAGGAATCAGAACCGTTCCGGTTTCATCCATATACTATCATACCCATCGCTTCCTCCAGCAGCATCACTACCTCTCTCCCGAACCCCCCAATGACTTTGCTTACTGGCTGACCAGTATTCTGGGGATGCAGGAGTGGGGTGAAGCGCTCGCCAGTGTCGATGTCATCCAGTTTCGCGATTTGGAACATCTGCGGCAGCGTCTTGAAACGGTTCTTTCCGGTTATCTTGCCAGGGGGGGATATATGGCGCAGGCGCCGGAAGGGCATGAATTCCATTTCGTCAGTTGTGTTACGGTTATCACACCCACTCCTTATATGGCACACGATGCCGCCGAGTTTCTCGAAGCCCTGCAAAAGGTCAGTATTAATTCCATCTATTTTCACGTTTTTGAAGCCCGGCTCCGCCTGAAAAACAACGGCAACGACTTTACCCTCTGGTTCCAGGGTCTGGGAAAAGATAAACTTGCCGCGGAACTTTCGCGCCTCGACCCGTACACCATTACCCTGGAGGGGTTGCGCGACAGAATAATCAAACTGGTGAGTCGTTATGCCTGA